The Nocardia vinacea genome contains the following window.
ACGCCGACGATCCAATCCCGAGAAGCCACTCCCTCCGACGCGGCGACCGCCAACGGTCCGCGAACCGACCTGCAGCGGTTTGTCGCCGACATCTGGGCGCAGTTGCTGGGCCTGGACTACGTCGGTGTGCACGACGACCTGTTCGCCTGCGGCGGCGACTCGCTGCAGGCCATTCGGCTGCTGAGCCGGGTCGAAACCGGGACCGGACGCAGTATCGGGCTGGCCGATTTCCTCCGCACGCCAACCGTCGCCGGACTCGCCGCGCTGCTGGCCACGAATACCGCTGCGGCCGAACCGACTTCAGTGCCGTTGGGCCTATCCGAGCGCAATCCCGCACGTGTGTCCTATGGTCAGCACCGCCTCTGGTTCATGCAGCGGCTGGAGCCTGACAGCACCGTCTACACCGTGCCGGTGGCCGCCAGAGTGCGGGGCGCATTGGATCTCGCGGCGCTGCGACGGGCAGTCGAGGTGATCGTGGCGAGGCACGATGTCCTCCGGACGCGCTTTGCCGACACCGGGAGCATCCCCGAACAGATCGTGGAAGCCGACTCCCGGGTATCGCTCGAGGTCGAAGATGTGGCCGAGGCTGCCGCAGCGGATTTCGTCGGCAGAGTCACCGACACCCCATTCGACCTGACAACGCTCCCATTGCTCCGCATCGCCGTCGCGAGATTCGACGCCGCCAATCATCTGCTGGTCATCGCAATGCACCATGCCATCACCGACGGCTGGTCCATCGACCTCCTGTTCCGCGAATTGTCGCTCTGCTACGACGCTTTCCAGGCAGGGACCATGCCCGTACTGCCGGACATCCCGATCCGGTACGGCGATTACGCGGAATGGCAGCGCGCCATGGTCGAGGCGCGACAGTGGGATGCCCAGGCGTCGTTCTGGCGGACCGAACTCGCCGACTGGCCGCTGACACTGGACCTGCCGACCGACCGACCGCGACCGGCCATACGGACCGCACAGGGACAATCCCTGCATTTCCTGGTCCCCGCGGCCACCACCGCCGGGATACGCGCGGCTGCCAGACGATGCGGCGGCACCGTGCACATGGTGCTGATGGCCGCGTTCCAGGCAGTGCTCGCCGAACTCAGCGGACAGGATCGATTCGTCGTCGGCACCGCGGTGTCGGGACGTGGCCCTGCCGCGGTCGACAATGTCGTCGGATTCTTCGTCAACACCATCCCGGTCAAGGCGGACTGTTCGGGCGCACCCGACCGGCCGCAGCTGTTCAACCGGGTCCGGCGCAACCTGTTGCGCGCCTATGCGAATCAGGATCTTCCCCTGGAGCACATCGTCGACGCCGTACGTCCGCGCCGCGACCTCGGCCGCACTCCGCTCTTCCAGGCCGTCCTGACCTTCGCAACCGACCCTTGCGCCGAATTGCGTCTCGGCGCAACGCAGGTCGAATCGCGTCCGGTGCTGCAAGACGCCGCGCGCACCGATCTCACGGTGGAGATCCACGACACCACACCAACTTTGGACGGCGTAGTGGAGTTCAGCACCGACCTATTCGACTCCGTGACCGTCGCCTCGTTCATCGACCAACTGCTCGAGGAGCTCGCCCAGTGGAACCGCTGACCGATACGACCTGCGCCGGAATTACCGCATATCTCACCCGAATGTGGTGCACGATCCTCGATCTCGACGCGGTCGACCCCGATGACAACTTCTTCGACCTGGGCGGGACGTCCTTCCAACTGCTCATGGTGAAGGACCGCCTCGACACCGAGTTGGGCATCACCACCGAGCTGATGAGTTTCTTCCGTCATCCCACGGTGGCGGAGCTGGCCGACTACCTCTACGGGAGGACACGATGACGGCGGACGACGCAATCGCGGTGGTGGGTATGGCGGGCCGTTTTCCGGGCGCCGCCGACGTGGCCGAGTTGTGGCGAAACCTGGTGGCGGGCAAGGAATCTCTGATCCGCCCGGCAACCGGCACACCGGGAGACGCCTACGGTGTACTGGCGGATATCGACCTGTTCGACGCCGAGTTCTTCAAGGTCGCACCGGCCGAGGCCGAACTCCTCGATCCACAGCACCGGCTGTTCCTCGAATGCGCGTGGCATGCCTTGGAGCACGCCGGCTGCCCTCCGGACCGCTATGGCGCGCAGACCGGAGTCTTCGCCTCCGCCAGCCCGAGCACATACCTGCTCCGGACCCTGCTCACCCGATTCCAACACGCGAATCCCACCGAGCAGCACCGCATCCTGCTGGCCACCGACAAGGACTACCTCGCGACCCGCACCTCCTACAAGCTCGACCTACAGGGCCCCAGCATCGGCGTACAGACGGCGTGCTCGTCGTCGCTGGTCGCGGTGCACCTGGCGGCCCGCGCGCTGGCCGCGGGCGACTGCGGGGTCGCGGTGGTGGGCGCCGCCACCGTATTCCTTCCGCAAGTGACCCTGCAAGAGCATGTGGACGGCGCCATCATCTCCGCCGATGGGCACTGCCGCCCGTTCGACGCCGCCGCTACCGGCGCGGTCGGCGGCAACGGAGTGGCCGCGGTGGTGCTGCGCCGCGTCGCCGACGCCGTCCGCGACGGCAATCCGATTCGTGCGGTGATCCTTGGTTCCGCGGTCGAGAACGACGGGCGGCGCAAGGTCGGCTACGCCGCGCCCGGCTGGGAAGGCCAAGTTCGGACCGTATCCCGCGCGCTCGAGCGCGCGGGCGTCGCGAGTACCGATATCGGATATGTTGAGGCCCACGGCACCGGCACGCCGATCGGCGATCCGCTGGAAGTATCGGCGCTGGCCGAGGCGTTCGGGCGGCGCCGCGACGGTGCGGCGGCACCCGGCGACTGTCTGCTCGGTTCGGTCAAGTCGAACATCGGACATCTGGACGCCACCGCGGGCGTGACCGGCCTCATCAAGGCGGTGCTCGCGCTGGAGCACGGAATCATCCCGGGCACAGTGCATTTCCGGGAGCCGAACCCGAACTTCGAGTGGGATCGGTCCCCGTTCGCCGTCAACGCGTCGGCGGTGGAGTGGACGCAATCCCGCGGGGACCGCCACTGCGGCGTAAGCAGTCTCGGAATCGGCGGCACCAATGCCCATGTGGTGCTGGCGGGTTGGGCCGAATCCGCACGCATGCGCGTCGAACGTTCGTGTCATGTGCTGACGTTCTCGGCGCACTCCGCTGCCGCCCTGGCAGCCCGGACCCGGGACCTGCGCGCACGCCTGGAGGCCGACCATGACGCCGATCCGGCCAATATCGCTCGCACCATCCAGGTCGGCCGCAGTGCACTGCCGCACCGTCGTTTCGTGATCGCGCACAATCGCTCCGAACTGGTTACGGCGCTCACCGATACGGCGGCGGTCGGCACGCGTGCGGCGTCGAAGGCAAAGGTAGCGTTCCTTTTTCCCGGACACGGCGGACAGTATCCCGATGTCGGTGCCCGGCTGTGGCCTGACTTCGAGGTTTTCCGTACCGCGCACCAGGAGTGCCTGGACCTGTTGGACGCCGCTTCCGATCGATCACTGAAAACATTGCTCTCCGAAGCGGATCGCGTGGACGACACGCTGGTCGCGCAACCCGCACTCTTCGCGGTCGAATACGCACTCGCCCGCACCTGGCTGCATCTCGGTGTGCGTCCGGCGAGCATGATCGGCCACAGCCTCGGCGAATATGTAGCGGCGGTGATCGCGGACGTGATGACCGCCGAGGACGCGGCGCGGCTGGTGGTGGCCCGTGCGGAGCTGATGCAGAAGCTCGCGCCGGGGGCCATGCTTGCCGCCGCCATCAGCGAGGAAGACGCCGCTCGGTTCGTTGCCGCGGGGGCGGATGTGGCGGCCGTCAACGCCGCGAAATCATGTGTGCTTTCGGGTTCCGTCCAGGTCGTCGACGCGATCTCCGAGGACCTGGCCAGTGCGGGCATACCCTTCCGACGCCTGGCGGTGTCGCGGGCCTTCCACAGTCGGATGACCGACACCTGCCTCGATGGCCTGCGTGCGCAGGTGTCCCGAATCGTCTTGCAGCCGCCGAAGATTCCCTTCGCGTCGAATGTCACCGGCACCTGGATCACCGACGAGCAGGCGACGAGTCCGGACTACTGGGTCGAACAAACGCGGCGCACCGTGCGGTTCGCCGAAGGTTTGGCCACGGTATTCGCGTCGGGTCCGAATGCGGTGGTGGAATTGGGGCCCGGTCGTGCACTGAGCAGGCTGGCACAGCGCGATCCGGCGCGGCCGGAAGGACTTCAGGTCCTCGCGTCCCTGCCCGCGCCCAGCGACAAAGAGTCCGAATCCGAGTGCCTGTCAAGGGCGTTGGCAGCGGCGTGGACTGCGGGTGCTCCCGTCGACTGGTCGGCGCTCTGGGAGCACGAACGGCCGTGGACCGCGGTCGACCTGCCTGCCTACCCGTTCCAACGCACCCGCCATTGGCCCTCCGACGCGCCCGAGGAATCCAGCGCCGCACCGGCCGCGCAACCAGTGACCGGCCCGCAACGGTCCCGCTCGGACACCGGGGAGCTGCTCGTGGCAGTTCGCTGCACCTACACGGATACGATCGGACGTCCGCTCGACGACACCGCGAACTTCTTCGACGCGGGCGGAGATTCGTTGGTGGCAGTCCAGGCGGTATTGGCGTTGCGCGCCAGCCTGGGCCGGGAGCTGTCGTTGCGCGAATTCGTCGACAACCCCACTATCGAGCAGCTGACAGCCCTGCTGACCGACCGTGAAACCCCCGTCCCCACATCCCGACCAGCCGTGACGGCACCTTCCACCGATCCGGCGGCCCAGACCTGTCCGGCGACACCGACGGTATCCGTGCGCGACAGTGCCTCCGCAGCACCCGGACCGCGGTCGGGCCCGGAGTTCAGCGTGTTCTTCTTCTCAGCCGACTCCGTCGAGGGTGACCGCTACGGGCTGATCCTCGACTCCGCGCAGCGCGCCGACGAACTCGGCTACACCGCGATCTGGACGCCGGAACGTCACTTCCACCAATTCGGCGACCTGTTTCCGAACCCCTCGGTGCTGGCGGCGGGAATCGCGACCCGTACCAACAGGATTCACCTGCGTGCGGGCAGTGTTGTTGCGCCACTGCATCATCCGGCACGAGTCGCCGAGGAGTGGGCGATCGTGGACAACCTCTCGGGCGGCCGGGTCGGACTCGGATTCGCGCCGGGATTCGTGCCGCTGGACTTCGTCTTCAGCCAGGCCTCCTACGAGCGCAAGCAACACATCATGCTGGACCGCGTCGAGAAGGTACGCAAGCTATGGCGCGGCGAATCGATCGAGGACGTCAACGGTTTGGGTGAGCGGGTGCGTCTGCGCACCTTCCCCCGGCCGGTCCAGCCCGAGCTACCGGTGTGGCTTACCGCGGCCACCAACCCGGCGACCTTCGCCGCGGCGGGGCGGTCGGGCTACAACGTGCTCACCGCGCTGATCAACCTGGACGTCAACGAATTGGAACAGCGGATCGTCGCCTATCGCGCCGGACGCGCGGAGAGCGGCCTCGACCCGGCCGCGGGCATTGTTACCGTCATGGTGCACGCTTACCTGGGCGCGGGTGACGACGACGAGGTACGGGCGGTGGTGGAGCGCCCCTTCCGCGAATACCTCTGGGCGAACTCGGAAATCATCAAGTCCGCGGCCAGGGCGGTGCTCGGTGACCTCGACCTGGATCAGCTCACGGCCGCTGACCGGGAAACCCTGATGGACTTCGCTTTCGCGCGGTACTGGGGATCGAGCGCGCTGCTCGGCGGCGCGGACACCTTCCGCATCCGGGCACAGCGACTAGCGGATATGGGTGTCGACGAGATTGCCTGCCTGGTGGACTTCGGCCTCGACCGTGACACCGTAGTCGCCGGCTTGGAACGCATCGCCGAAACGATGGCGCTGCGGGCCGTGCCCCAGGTATGACGCCGCGCCCACCTGCGCGCGCATGGCCGGGCCAGGTGCGGATTTTTCTCGGCGGCCAAGCGGTGTCGCTACTGGGCGACGGACTCGCCCTGTTGGTGGTCCCGCTGTTGGCCCTCGAAATGAGCAGCAGCCCAGTGGTTTCCGGAATATCTGCGGCCACGGTCACCATCGGCTACCTCTGTGTCGGCGTACCCGCCGGAGTCGTCGTCGACCGGTTCGGTCCGTGGCGGGTGCTCGTCGCCATGGACGCGCTGCGTGCCGTGCTGTTCACCGCGCTCTACGCGCTGGCCGTAACCGATCTCCTGACCGTGCCACTGCTGCTCACACTGGGTCTCATAGCAGGCGCGAGTCATGTGTTCTTCGAGACCGCGGTCACCGTGGCGGTGAAGGATCTGTGCGCCGATCGCGATCTGCTCCGAGCCAACTCGGTGCTCGAAGTGAGCAGTCAGCTCGCCCTGGTACTCGGTCCGGCCACCGTCGGCGCGCTGGCCGCCACGGTCGGTCTGGATGCCGCCTTGCTCGCCAACGCCATAACCTTCCTGGCGTCGCTGGCGAGCCTGCTCGCCGTGTGGTCGCTCCGGTCTCCCGTGCCGCCGCTGGTGTCCCCGCTGCGAATTGGTGCCATCTGGCGGGAATTCCGCGACGGATTGCGGTATCTGCTGTCGATCCGAATTCTCGTGGTGTTGACCGCTCTGCAGATGGTGGTGAATTTCGGTCTGGCCGTGGAGAAGCTGCTCTTCTTCTACGCCAAGGACACACTCGGGCTGGCCACCTCGCTGGTGAGTGTGGTGGTGGCCGCCGGTGGCGTGGGCGGGCTCGTCGGCGCGCTGATAGCGCCATGGCTCGGACATCGGCTCGGACATCTGCGGGTGTTCGCCGGTGGCGTGGTGCTCGCCGGAATCGCCACGGCCGCAATGAGTCTGGCGCACACGTGGCCGGTGCTGGCGGCGGCGAACGCGGTCTACCTCTGGGCATTGGTCACCGCGAGCCTGGTGAATCGCACCCAGCGGCAACTGATGGTGCGTGCCGACATGCTCGGGCGGGTGACCAGCACCGTGAAACTGCTGTTCCTGGCGGTAGATCCACTAGGCGTATTGGTCGCGGGAAGTCTCACGCTCGCGCTCGGCGGCGATCCCAGGTTCGTATTTCTCGGCGCGGGGACGCTCGTGGCGGGCGCGGCGATCGCGGCATGGTATTCCGGACTGCGGGCCTATCGCCGCGCCGCGATCAGCAATCTGCGGTAGTCGCGCAATGTCGGCGTCATGGTCCGTGCCTCCGAAACCAATACTTGCGCGGCCTCGGCCCCCAGCTGCGCGACCAAATCCGGTTCGGCGTCGATGATCCGGTCGTACACCGCGGTCTGCCGCTCATACCAGCCAGCGGGTTCCCGACAGGTGAGCACCTCCCATCCCGCCGCCGTCAGCAGCGTCGCATAGGACAGATAGCTCGGCTCCCACGTCGACAACACCCAGCGCGCCCCCGGCTCGAGCAACCGCGCCACTTCCTGCATGGCGGCGGCTTTGTCGAGCACCATCCACAGCGAGTCGATGCTCACGGCGCCCTGGAACGAGCCGGCGGGCAGCCCCGTGTCGAGGAAATCCCCGACCACGAAGGTCGCCGCCCCGCCCGGATATAGCGTCGAAGCCCGCTTTTGCGCCGCGG
Protein-coding sequences here:
- a CDS encoding condensation domain-containing protein gives rise to the protein MSGDITEQGVAVYAASFGQRRLWYAERLEPTSPIANVPLAIRLRGPFDPATWQRAVDVVVQRHDTLRTFLADRGGAPEQVVLDACRVRVEVEEIPESDAPDFLDRVATTPFDPTIAPLLRIALARFADEDHLLAITMHHAVTDGWSFGVLLRELSDNYAAMRAGATTDLPELAVQYGDYAEWQQDAVAAGRWADQADFWHAELADVPLLLDLPTDRQRPSVRSSAGEAIAFMVPAPTVAGIREAARRLGGTVHMALMAAFQALLADIAGQDRFVVGTAVSGRSPASVENLIGFFVNTLPVKADCSGRPTFQELFGRVREQLLRAYAHQDLPLEHIVDAVRPPRDPARTPLFQAILTYGPHPLAELRLPDVEPEYVSVAPSGGCHSDLDLIVYDDGKHLQGYLIRPARLIDHERASEWVAELLGLLADIAAGVNRVLCTDARPTPTIQSREATPSDAATANGPRTDLQRFVADIWAQLLGLDYVGVHDDLFACGGDSLQAIRLLSRVETGTGRSIGLADFLRTPTVAGLAALLATNTAAAEPTSVPLGLSERNPARVSYGQHRLWFMQRLEPDSTVYTVPVAARVRGALDLAALRRAVEVIVARHDVLRTRFADTGSIPEQIVEADSRVSLEVEDVAEAAAADFVGRVTDTPFDLTTLPLLRIAVARFDAANHLLVIAMHHAITDGWSIDLLFRELSLCYDAFQAGTMPVLPDIPIRYGDYAEWQRAMVEARQWDAQASFWRTELADWPLTLDLPTDRPRPAIRTAQGQSLHFLVPAATTAGIRAAARRCGGTVHMVLMAAFQAVLAELSGQDRFVVGTAVSGRGPAAVDNVVGFFVNTIPVKADCSGAPDRPQLFNRVRRNLLRAYANQDLPLEHIVDAVRPRRDLGRTPLFQAVLTFATDPCAELRLGATQVESRPVLQDAARTDLTVEIHDTTPTLDGVVEFSTDLFDSVTVASFIDQLLEELAQWNR
- a CDS encoding MupA/Atu3671 family FMN-dependent luciferase-like monooxygenase, which produces MTADDAIAVVGMAGRFPGAADVAELWRNLVAGKESLIRPATGTPGDAYGVLADIDLFDAEFFKVAPAEAELLDPQHRLFLECAWHALEHAGCPPDRYGAQTGVFASASPSTYLLRTLLTRFQHANPTEQHRILLATDKDYLATRTSYKLDLQGPSIGVQTACSSSLVAVHLAARALAAGDCGVAVVGAATVFLPQVTLQEHVDGAIISADGHCRPFDAAATGAVGGNGVAAVVLRRVADAVRDGNPIRAVILGSAVENDGRRKVGYAAPGWEGQVRTVSRALERAGVASTDIGYVEAHGTGTPIGDPLEVSALAEAFGRRRDGAAAPGDCLLGSVKSNIGHLDATAGVTGLIKAVLALEHGIIPGTVHFREPNPNFEWDRSPFAVNASAVEWTQSRGDRHCGVSSLGIGGTNAHVVLAGWAESARMRVERSCHVLTFSAHSAAALAARTRDLRARLEADHDADPANIARTIQVGRSALPHRRFVIAHNRSELVTALTDTAAVGTRAASKAKVAFLFPGHGGQYPDVGARLWPDFEVFRTAHQECLDLLDAASDRSLKTLLSEADRVDDTLVAQPALFAVEYALARTWLHLGVRPASMIGHSLGEYVAAVIADVMTAEDAARLVVARAELMQKLAPGAMLAAAISEEDAARFVAAGADVAAVNAAKSCVLSGSVQVVDAISEDLASAGIPFRRLAVSRAFHSRMTDTCLDGLRAQVSRIVLQPPKIPFASNVTGTWITDEQATSPDYWVEQTRRTVRFAEGLATVFASGPNAVVELGPGRALSRLAQRDPARPEGLQVLASLPAPSDKESESECLSRALAAAWTAGAPVDWSALWEHERPWTAVDLPAYPFQRTRHWPSDAPEESSAAPAAQPVTGPQRSRSDTGELLVAVRCTYTDTIGRPLDDTANFFDAGGDSLVAVQAVLALRASLGRELSLREFVDNPTIEQLTALLTDRETPVPTSRPAVTAPSTDPAAQTCPATPTVSVRDSASAAPGPRSGPEFSVFFFSADSVEGDRYGLILDSAQRADELGYTAIWTPERHFHQFGDLFPNPSVLAAGIATRTNRIHLRAGSVVAPLHHPARVAEEWAIVDNLSGGRVGLGFAPGFVPLDFVFSQASYERKQHIMLDRVEKVRKLWRGESIEDVNGLGERVRLRTFPRPVQPELPVWLTAATNPATFAAAGRSGYNVLTALINLDVNELEQRIVAYRAGRAESGLDPAAGIVTVMVHAYLGAGDDDEVRAVVERPFREYLWANSEIIKSAARAVLGDLDLDQLTAADRETLMDFAFARYWGSSALLGGADTFRIRAQRLADMGVDEIACLVDFGLDRDTVVAGLERIAETMALRAVPQV
- a CDS encoding acyl carrier protein; this translates as MEPLTDTTCAGITAYLTRMWCTILDLDAVDPDDNFFDLGGTSFQLLMVKDRLDTELGITTELMSFFRHPTVAELADYLYGRTR
- a CDS encoding MFS transporter, which produces MRIFLGGQAVSLLGDGLALLVVPLLALEMSSSPVVSGISAATVTIGYLCVGVPAGVVVDRFGPWRVLVAMDALRAVLFTALYALAVTDLLTVPLLLTLGLIAGASHVFFETAVTVAVKDLCADRDLLRANSVLEVSSQLALVLGPATVGALAATVGLDAALLANAITFLASLASLLAVWSLRSPVPPLVSPLRIGAIWREFRDGLRYLLSIRILVVLTALQMVVNFGLAVEKLLFFYAKDTLGLATSLVSVVVAAGGVGGLVGALIAPWLGHRLGHLRVFAGGVVLAGIATAAMSLAHTWPVLAAANAVYLWALVTASLVNRTQRQLMVRADMLGRVTSTVKLLFLAVDPLGVLVAGSLTLALGGDPRFVFLGAGTLVAGAAIAAWYSGLRAYRRAAISNLR
- a CDS encoding class I SAM-dependent methyltransferase; protein product: MTRESAASKPDRAAEQVPLADEARYRPVYAAGDWSPTLTAIWQECYGADLPDGLEPLGFSSAGELGALWRWLDVGPGDRIVDVGCGRGGPGLWIARHAGVDLVGVDLLPEAVAAAQKRASTLYPGGAATFVVGDFLDTGLPAGSFQGAVSIDSLWMVLDKAAAMQEVARLLEPGARWVLSTWEPSYLSYATLLTAAGWEVLTCREPAGWYERQTAVYDRIIDAEPDLVAQLGAEAAQVLVSEARTMTPTLRDYRRLLIAARR